One window of Nocardioides dongkuii genomic DNA carries:
- a CDS encoding putative protein N(5)-glutamine methyltransferase codes for MLEDRLRAAGCVFPEEEAALLRAAARDDDDLERMVAARVAGTPVEVVVGSVVLHGTRVVVAPGVFVPRRRTALVVRLGAAGLGPGDLVVDLCCGTGAVGAALAAAVPGLAVHAADLDPAAVRCARRNLPPGRVHEGDLYDALPAALRGRVALLAVNAPYVPTEALALLPPEARLHEPALALDGGADGLAVQRRVVAEAPAWLASGGRLVLETSAAQAPATRALMTAAGLAATVHRDEDLDATVVVGALSG; via the coding sequence GTGCTCGAGGACCGCCTCCGCGCCGCCGGCTGCGTCTTTCCCGAGGAGGAGGCCGCCCTCCTCCGGGCCGCCGCCCGCGACGACGACGACCTGGAGCGGATGGTCGCCGCTCGCGTGGCCGGGACGCCGGTGGAGGTCGTCGTCGGCAGCGTCGTCCTGCACGGGACCCGGGTGGTCGTGGCGCCCGGGGTCTTCGTGCCGCGCCGGCGCACCGCGCTCGTCGTCCGCCTCGGCGCTGCCGGGCTGGGGCCCGGCGACCTGGTCGTCGACCTCTGCTGCGGCACCGGCGCAGTGGGCGCCGCGCTCGCGGCCGCCGTCCCCGGCCTCGCCGTGCACGCCGCTGACCTCGACCCGGCTGCGGTCCGCTGCGCCCGCCGCAACCTGCCCCCGGGCCGCGTGCACGAGGGCGACCTGTACGACGCCCTCCCGGCCGCCCTGCGCGGGCGGGTCGCCCTGCTCGCGGTCAACGCGCCGTACGTGCCGACCGAGGCACTCGCCCTGCTGCCGCCCGAGGCACGCCTGCACGAGCCGGCGCTGGCGCTGGACGGCGGCGCCGACGGGCTCGCCGTGCAGCGCCGGGTGGTGGCGGAGGCCCCGGCGTGGCTCGCCTCCGGCGGCCGCCTGGTCCTGGAGACCAGCGCCGCCCAGGCCCCCGCGACCCGCGCGCTGATGACCGCCGCCGGGCTCGCGGCCACCGTGCACCGCGACGAGGACCTGGACGCGACCGTCGTCGTGGGCGCGCTCAGCGGGTGA
- a CDS encoding NADH:flavin oxidoreductase codes for MSAPDVFAPARLGPVTLRNRTVKAATFEGRTPEGLVTDGLIDYHLAVARGGIGLTTVAYLSVAPEGRTHREVIVVGEHSLGGLTRLTDAIHETGAAVAAQVGHAGPVANGRSNGVKAIAASSMPSPLSMQMVKAATEADLTRVTKAYVAAARTLVRAGFDVLELHMAHSYLISSFLAPGLNRRKDGWAGSLENRARLGRQVARAVRDEVGDEVAVTAKVSLSDGFKGGVTTADGLAFAQLLEQDGTVDALQMSGGSSLMNPMYLFRGGAPVKEFAASMPLPVRLGMRTPVGRSFMKTYPFEEAYFRDKALQFRAGLSLPLMLLGGINRRDTMEQAMADGFDFVAMGRAVLREPDLVNRLQSERVESGVCIHCNRCMPTIYSGTRCPIIDLELAAHRDPLPQI; via the coding sequence GTGAGCGCTCCCGACGTCTTCGCCCCGGCCCGGCTCGGTCCGGTCACCCTCCGCAACCGCACCGTCAAGGCCGCGACCTTCGAGGGCCGCACGCCCGAGGGGCTCGTGACCGACGGCCTGATCGACTACCACCTCGCGGTCGCCCGGGGCGGGATCGGGCTGACCACGGTGGCCTACCTCTCCGTGGCTCCGGAGGGGCGCACCCACCGCGAGGTGATCGTCGTCGGCGAGCACTCGCTGGGTGGCCTGACCCGGCTGACCGACGCGATCCACGAGACCGGCGCCGCCGTCGCCGCCCAGGTCGGCCACGCCGGCCCGGTCGCCAACGGCCGCTCCAACGGCGTCAAGGCGATCGCGGCGAGCTCGATGCCGAGCCCGCTGTCGATGCAGATGGTGAAGGCCGCGACCGAGGCCGACCTGACCCGCGTCACCAAGGCGTACGTCGCCGCGGCCCGCACGCTGGTGCGCGCCGGCTTCGACGTCCTCGAGCTGCACATGGCGCACAGCTACCTGATCTCCTCCTTCCTCGCGCCCGGCCTGAACCGGCGCAAGGACGGCTGGGCCGGGTCGCTCGAGAACCGCGCGCGGCTCGGCCGCCAGGTGGCCCGCGCGGTGCGCGACGAGGTCGGCGACGAGGTCGCGGTGACGGCGAAGGTCAGCCTCAGCGACGGCTTCAAGGGCGGCGTCACCACCGCGGACGGCCTCGCATTCGCCCAGCTGCTGGAGCAGGACGGCACCGTCGACGCACTGCAGATGAGCGGCGGCAGCTCGCTGATGAACCCGATGTACCTCTTCCGCGGCGGCGCCCCGGTCAAGGAGTTCGCGGCCTCGATGCCGCTGCCCGTGCGGCTGGGGATGCGGACGCCGGTCGGCAGGTCGTTCATGAAGACCTACCCCTTCGAGGAGGCCTACTTCCGCGACAAGGCGCTGCAGTTCCGCGCGGGGCTCTCGCTCCCGCTGATGCTGCTCGGCGGCATCAACCGCCGCGACACCATGGAGCAGGCGATGGCCGACGGGTTCGACTTCGTCGCCATGGGCCGCGCCGTGCTGCGCGAGCCCGACCTGGTCAACCGGCTGCAGTCCGAGCGGGTCGAGTCCGGGGTCTGCATCCACTGCAACCGGTGCATGCCGACGATCTACTCCGGCACCCGCTGCCCGATCATCGACCTGGAGCTGGCCGCCCACCGCGATCCCCTTCCGCAGATCTAG
- a CDS encoding diacylglycerol kinase: MSQVIPEKPLRVVVWSTGTIGRHAIAGIVAHPDLELVGVWVSNPDKHGKDVGELAELGRDLGIRATTDRDELIALAPDAIVHTAMADDRVFECIEDLISFVEAGIDVTSSGPVLLQWPEGILPPELIARIEDACVRGGASLHVNGIDPGFANDILPVVMTSLSQRIDEVRVMEICDYSTYYQPVVMNDLFGFGKPLDQPAMLWQPGVLGAAWGSVVRQIAAALDVTLDEPLTEEVDRRAAERDTPSVSGDIPAGTMGAVRFQVIGKVDGVPRVVLEHITRTDPEQVPEWERPPAGVDGCYRVKITGEPMMQVDFTHHGEHGDHNVSGMITTAQRIVNALPAVVAAAPGIVRAIDLPLVTGRGLVTR; this comes from the coding sequence ATGTCACAGGTCATCCCCGAGAAGCCGCTGCGGGTCGTCGTCTGGTCCACCGGCACCATCGGGCGGCACGCCATCGCCGGCATCGTCGCCCACCCCGACCTCGAGCTGGTGGGGGTGTGGGTCAGCAACCCCGACAAGCACGGCAAGGACGTCGGCGAGCTCGCCGAGCTCGGCCGCGACCTGGGGATCCGGGCGACGACCGACCGCGACGAGCTGATCGCGCTCGCGCCGGACGCGATCGTGCACACCGCGATGGCCGACGACCGCGTCTTCGAGTGCATCGAGGACCTGATCTCGTTCGTCGAGGCCGGCATCGACGTGACCAGCAGCGGCCCGGTGCTGCTGCAGTGGCCCGAGGGGATCCTGCCGCCGGAGCTCATCGCCCGGATCGAGGACGCCTGCGTCCGGGGCGGGGCGAGCCTGCACGTCAACGGGATCGACCCCGGCTTCGCCAACGACATCCTCCCGGTCGTGATGACCAGCCTCTCCCAGCGCATCGACGAGGTGCGGGTGATGGAGATCTGCGACTACTCGACCTACTACCAGCCCGTCGTCATGAACGACCTCTTCGGCTTCGGCAAGCCGCTCGACCAGCCCGCCATGCTGTGGCAGCCCGGCGTCCTCGGTGCGGCCTGGGGCAGCGTCGTCCGGCAGATCGCGGCTGCGCTCGACGTCACCCTCGACGAGCCGCTGACCGAGGAGGTCGACCGCCGCGCCGCCGAGCGGGACACACCGTCGGTCTCCGGCGACATCCCCGCCGGCACGATGGGGGCGGTGCGCTTCCAGGTGATCGGCAAGGTCGACGGCGTCCCGCGGGTGGTGCTCGAGCACATCACCCGCACCGACCCCGAGCAGGTGCCGGAGTGGGAGCGGCCGCCCGCCGGCGTCGACGGCTGCTACCGGGTGAAGATCACGGGCGAGCCGATGATGCAGGTCGACTTCACCCACCACGGCGAGCACGGCGACCACAACGTCAGCGGGATGATCACCACCGCCCAGCGGATCGTGAACGCACTGCCGGCGGTGGTGGCGGCCGCGCCCGGGATCGTCCGGGCGATCGACCTCCCGCTGGTCACCGGCCGGGGCCTGGTGACCCGCTGA
- a CDS encoding SDR family oxidoreductase translates to MSILDRFALTDHAAIVTGAGRGLGAATAVALAEAGADVLISARTERQLDRVAEQVRATGRRCLVVPADLSDLDAVAGLAQAAYDEFGRLDTVVNNVGGTFPTEFLKTTNEFLNEAFSFNVTTAHALSVAAVPLMLKSEPEAQKSIVTISSMLGRTADRGFIAYGTAKAALAHWTKMAAQDLAPSIRVNGIYVGSILTSALEYVAGQPELMDQLETKTPLRRVGEPQDIAAGVLYLSSRAGQYVTGKLLEIDGGIQQPTLDLGFPDVGP, encoded by the coding sequence ATGAGCATCCTGGACCGCTTCGCGCTCACCGACCACGCCGCGATCGTCACCGGCGCCGGCCGCGGGCTCGGCGCCGCCACCGCCGTCGCGCTGGCGGAGGCCGGCGCCGACGTCCTCATCTCCGCACGCACCGAGCGGCAGCTCGACCGGGTCGCCGAGCAGGTGCGCGCCACCGGCCGCCGCTGCCTCGTCGTCCCGGCCGACCTCAGCGACCTCGACGCCGTCGCCGGCCTCGCGCAGGCGGCGTACGACGAGTTCGGGCGGCTCGACACGGTGGTCAACAACGTCGGGGGCACCTTCCCGACCGAGTTCCTCAAGACCACCAACGAGTTCCTCAACGAGGCGTTCAGCTTCAACGTCACCACCGCGCACGCGCTCAGCGTCGCGGCGGTCCCGCTGATGCTGAAGTCCGAGCCCGAGGCGCAGAAGAGCATCGTGACGATCAGCTCGATGCTGGGCCGCACCGCCGACCGCGGGTTCATCGCGTACGGCACGGCCAAGGCGGCGCTCGCACACTGGACCAAGATGGCCGCGCAGGACCTCGCGCCCTCGATCCGGGTCAACGGCATCTACGTCGGCTCGATCCTCACCAGCGCCCTGGAGTACGTCGCGGGCCAGCCCGAGCTGATGGACCAGCTGGAGACGAAGACGCCGCTGCGCCGGGTGGGGGAGCCCCAGGACATCGCCGCCGGCGTCCTCTACCTCTCCTCACGGGCGGGGCAGTACGTCACCGGCAAGCTGCTCGAGATCGACGGGGGCATCCAGCAGCCCACCCTCGACCTCGGGTTCCCCGACGTCGGCCCGTAG
- a CDS encoding ribonuclease H family protein — MPPRTRRPARPDMPVPVGAREVFTDGACAGNPGPGGWAWALDEAVYGTGHEAPSTNQRMEIKAALEAVRALDGPLVVVSDSTYVVHCFRDAWWRGWRTRGWTNSAKQPVANRDLWEPFIDLVEARGDVAFRWVKGHSGNRMNDLVDRLAVAACKDGGSTGVAAPPAPAVVSDDALF, encoded by the coding sequence GTGCCGCCCCGGACCCGTCGCCCCGCCCGCCCCGACATGCCCGTCCCGGTGGGCGCCCGGGAGGTCTTCACCGACGGCGCCTGCGCCGGCAACCCCGGCCCCGGCGGCTGGGCGTGGGCCCTCGACGAGGCGGTCTACGGGACCGGCCACGAGGCGCCGTCGACCAACCAGCGGATGGAGATCAAGGCCGCGCTGGAGGCCGTCCGCGCCCTCGACGGGCCGCTGGTGGTCGTCAGTGACTCGACGTACGTCGTGCACTGCTTCCGCGACGCCTGGTGGCGCGGCTGGCGCACCCGCGGCTGGACCAACAGCGCGAAGCAGCCGGTCGCCAACCGCGACCTCTGGGAGCCGTTCATCGACCTCGTGGAGGCCCGCGGCGACGTGGCCTTCCGCTGGGTCAAGGGGCACTCGGGCAACCGGATGAACGACCTGGTCGACCGGCTCGCCGTCGCGGCGTGCAAGGACGGCGGCAGCACCGGCGTCGCCGCCCCGCCCGCCCCGGCCGTGGTCTCCGACGACGCCCTGTTCTGA